The DNA segment tagacaataaaattgataatcatctgttgtagctgaaaagatcctctaaaggggacacactgctaagtcgaagctgatatctctctgctgaatggaagttctgacctgagatccctcagttctcgcatctttcccctaatttatgtacatacatcattgtagtgttcatacctgtaagactgaatattgggattctggatacgggagtatattcaagaggtgggacacatgaattgaactaagttcataaaatacctaaatagtatcctgaatagattgaaaatagtatgaaaatttaagaggacaattatatcgtcaatctacgtgaatcgtttagaacttaaaatgattaaaagcttaacggtgcttgtgttatgtctcaaaaactgatatgatcctcttgcacaaactcacaaaaatatgtttgttttgcatttaaatttctgtctttgcatttatgtttcatattttcaaaaatcctaaaagattttcgacaactgatggtgaagagctgattttcaaaatctcaaaggctaaacttgatgaacatacaggttggttaagtcatttgaaatgtttaaaatgattcattaggttgaatcagatattggaatgtttcaaatttgtgaagcaGTGGTTAATTGAAAACAGTATCACATGAttaagttgattcattaagttgaatcacaattattctgatttgtgatagagtggttaagttttgcaggtttctgatcctgttgctacagatagccaggagacatatcagaaccagagaagagcttaaacagagagaagccaggagataatttctatggtggtaacaaatcccagacgactatcctagcagggtgatagggggagtctgatgaaagttatagccaaagaaagatagatccaggcagaattatTGAAGAAGATCGAACAATATCCGAGAATGtcttgttgaagactctcactgaagattccgtcaacattcaagggggagtctgttggtgcagttgtctgtcgactacatcttcgttcgagtcttagagtgTTCTAAAGCCtaagagagagaagcccaaagactgatcaagacagaAGATCTGAAGATGCAGcattggtgtgactcgatagtcgactccatcaacatctgagggggagtctgttggtgcactacatctgctgattccgtcttgtatcgagttaCAGTCTTAGAATGATAGATCTGGGCACGTAATACTAGAAACAGTgaaaatgtataggttttagatgttgGATCGCTTATAGAGTCAAATTAGATGTTAGGGTCGCTCATAGGACCATTAGAGTATGGACCGCTCGAGCGGACATGTTTGGACCGCTCATTTGACATGTTGCATGAACCGCTCGAGTGTGCATgtgtgggccgcttattgggcctgtccaataagcggtcccaaagTCCTATATATACATGATGAGCGATCCAAGTTGTAACAgttgtagaaatcgtgccgaagttctgccggtgcgagatttgaagtgtaatcagcgtcaaatcaataaaacaagtagttaaagtgatctgcgtgctatttctaccttagtttcttgttattccgcacctgaaaccaaggagaaagcctctgaacgactcgtttgggtcagaatacAATCCTACATTCTTCAACTCAGTCATGAACCATGTCTAACTGTCATTGTTCTCACCTGCTACCACAACCCATGCTACTAGATACATTTGATTATTTTCATCCCTATCCATTACAGCTAGTAACATACCTCCTAGaaatggttttagaaaacattcATCAAGACATAAAAGTCTCCTACACCGTGCTAAAAAAATCTTTCTTCAAAGCATCAAAACATATAAAGAGCCTAAAGAAGACTTGTGCACTACTTTGCATATTATAGTATGCTGATAGGATAATTACAAGTTTAAAAGTTGTTTTAGGATTTGCTTCCCTAAGGCCTTCCAAATATGACCCCAGTTTATTATAATGTGCCTTCACTGATCCATGCAAGTTCCTAGAAGCTTTACATTTTGCCTTATAGGCCAACAACTTAGTAATATATGATAATCTTATACTTGTTTTTCATTGCTTCTTGGATGTCTTCTGCACTCAAGTTTGGATATGCTTTGAAACGTCAAGAACTGGTCAAATATGAAGTCAGTAGTAAGTTGCCTATTCTTTGACATGTTTCTCTGACAAGTGCGTTCCTTCTTTACAGATTTAACCATATAACATCTCTTTTTAGGATGATAGGAACAATACACATTAAATGGACACCCTGTTACACATTTAACACCTATTCTACCATGTCTGTTCTTGTTACTAACTGATATCCATATATCCCTACCATTAGTAACTTCATACTTCCTAACTGCTGTTTTGAAAGCTTCCCTTGAAGGGGACCTAGTACCAACCACCCAATTCCACTTACTCCAATCTGTGTATTTAGTAACCATTGGGACAGTTGCCTTGTACCTTTTCCCTCTTATGTCATCTTCCTCACTCTCCCCTGGTGATGGAACACCCCATCGGAATCTTCATAGATACTTGCACCACTATGTTCTTCCTCCTATGTAGTATTATGTTCATCAACTGGTTTCACCTCAAGCTCCTTTAATAACTTTAAAAGCAAGTCTTTCTTTGACAACTGACTGTTAAGCTTTATAGCTTTTCTTGATACTACCCACTCTTCATCATTCCTGTCTGACTCAGAAGCGTTTAAATCATCTGTTCTCCACTCTTCATCAGATCCATCCTCAGCTTCATTCCCAACATCAGATCCATCCTCACCATTAGATCCAGCCCCAGATCATGTTTGAGATGCTGTTTTAGGTTCATAAATGGTAATAGTTGGTGGTTTAGATATTATAACTGTTTTGGTAGGTGTCGGAAGTCTTGAAGCAGTTGATCTCTTAAAACCAGAACATGAAGGCCTAATAAAACTAGCAATTACTATCTGGTCTTGTGAGAGTTGTGTACTTGAAGATGGTGTACCAAAACATGGAGGATTAATAAAACTAGCAACTGTAATCTGGTCTGGTGTAGGTGTAGGGTTTTGCTGGGCTTCTTTGTGGGCTTCTGTGTTACTGGGCTGGGCTTCTGTGTTACTAGGTTAGGCCTTATTTGTTCTTAGACGAATTTTTGGAACACTAATCTGTGGCTTTTGGCAGTAAAGATGGAGAATATGCCTGACATCATCCCCCAATTTCACTATCATGTCACTAACATCTTAGTCATTGTTCAACTTAACAAGGCCATCTTCAAACTTCATTCCAGGAACTAAGTATTACATTTCAAAATCCTTACTTTGGTATGATCCATGCTCCATTACAAAATCCAAAAGCTCAAAATAAGACATTTTATCTACTTCAACTTGGAACATCAACTTGGAACATAAGAGATTCACCCCATCATAGTGCAATTTTGCTTTGTTGTTAAGCTTGCCACCATGCCAAGCTTTCATAATCACCGATTCAGCCATCCCCCTACAATTTAATTTTATGAAATCTTTAACTACGATTAAAAGGGTTTAAAAGGTTTCAAGTCGATAATCATATAATAACATACCTGTTGTTGGTGGTCTTGAACGGTGGTTGATGATCACCTAGATTtgctgttgttgatgattgttctTATGCACTTCATTGTTCTCCTTTAGAGTTTTTGTGAGATGATTGAAAATTTAGGGTTTGGTAAAGAGGGTTTGTGTGTTTAAAGGCTTTAAGTTGTTTTAAGATGCAAAGGATTAACGAAATGGGAAAATCTAGATAACTTGTGCCACGTATTCTACCTTTGACACGTCATCACATAATCATCAACCACCTCAGCAATTTTATTTACTGGGTTAGTGTTTTTTAACGGGGGGACCAgtgtaggaaaaatatgtgaaaggtgcGATTGACCGAGGAAATATTCAAAGGTGAGACAAGCAATGACCAATGACgtctagttgggattattacaggccaatttctcTTTATATTTCGAATATGTTTGATTATCTTAACATATTTTACctcaaaacaaataaaacatttttttttaaatattataattcTTGTTTCATCGAAGAGTATGGATACTCATAATCATGTTAGATTTCAATATAAAACATTTAATAACattttaaaataatgatttaagaGAAATTATCTTGCTTTATCTCATAATTTTAGACTGCGAGGTATGGGGCGGGAGTTTGGGCGTGGGtagggggaaaacgcccaagccatcACCCCGGGTGGGCATGGGTTTCGGCGTAGCCCTTGGGGCATGGGTTTCAAGCAAGGCGTAGGGCGGTTTAGCCATCCTAGTTGGCTGAATATCATTGGCTCACCCGCCACGTCATAGCGGGCCATCccaaaagttttgaatttttaaattcaaaccgTTGGTTTAGCCAAGCGGTCACCCCAACCGGTCACCCAAACCCCAacatcccctataaatacccccaaacCCCAACCGGGTGGTCCATCCCAACCCCCACCGTGGTCCCAAACATTCGATATCCCCACCCTCTGCCCCAACCGGTCACCACAAACCCAACATCCCACGAACCCGCTATGGCATCCTGGACCCACAACGAAGAACTTGCCCTAGTCACAAGCgtcgttgacgctatgaaggggCGGCCACCGGGCCAAACCAAATATTGGACGGAAGCTTTCGCAGCCTACCGACTAaacgtcggtaacgaccgccacaacatgaacgcgtgccaacataaatggcgcgagctacgtcccaagctcgagcgtttcaaggcttactacgaagccgttcccgagggcgagttaagccacgaggaccgggtggcggtggcgaacatagagtttcgCGGCAAGGAAAAaaaaggcgttcgacaagatcgacctttttgaaatttatttaacgctTTAGGTttcttattttgtaatttttaggtttatgtaattttataaatattaatgaagttgtatgtatttttttataaatgtttgtgtgatttttttaaattttgtatatattttttttaaactaccctgccacgcggtgcacccaacccaagcccaacccacgccccaccataccccgcggacacgtaCCAGGCAGTGGGGGGaggctcccattccacgtgtcagcACCTGCCCCATCCCaaaccccaccataccccacagtcttaTATGACCCCGTCGTAACATTTTAGCAGGTGAAAGTTTATGAATTTAAATTTCTACACTGTCAACTGGTCAGTGTTTTTATGTAaactttaaaatttcatttactAGCTACCCCCAAGTCCCAACTGTGCCTCACTCTCATTTTTCCCTTTAAATAGACCCTCCTCACTTTACAAGTTCTTGCATCAAACTTCCAGTCTTTTAGAGGGTAGAAAGGTGAAAATAATGACAAGGTGTTGTCTTGTGTTGACTGTAGTTCTAGCAATATCGGTTTATGCCATCACTGCTAGAGACGTTCCAAAAGAAAATAAAGATACTATTGGTCTAACGGACCAAAAGAATGTTTATACTTTTGGTGGAACCGGCGGGTATAGTGGCTTTGGGAACAACGGTTTGCCCATTGGCGGGATGGGAACCGGAGTTGGTGTAGGTGGTGATTTTGGGGGTGCAAATGGTGTTGGTGGTGTCGGTATGGGATATCAATTTGGTGGACCTGGTGGCCCGGCCGGTGGTGTGGGAACTTTTGGAGGTCTTGGTAACGGCTTTGGTGGATTACCACCTCTCGGTGGTGGTGGTATTGGTGGTGGGGGTCCTGTGGGTGGTGGTGTAGGTGGCGGCGTGCTCCCTCATCCATAGAGTTGTTTTGTGGTCTCTACTTTCCAGCCGGTAATAATGTTCGGTTTGTTTGTGTGAGAGGGtatgttttggtttgtttgtGTGTTACTATGTTAGTACCTCTTTTTTAAGTCAATGTATCTTTGTTGTTTCTCATGTCGTGTTTCTAGAATATTCGAACGTCTATTCATATTAGCTTATTTAGTTTCAGTTTATATGTTCCAATCATTGATATGTTGTCATTAATTTGTTGCAtgtcttgttttttttttaaaggaaaacTTCATTAAACAGAGACCAGCCCGACAAACCGACGGGAGGCCCAATCACAACCAACTaaacaaatttacaccaatctaTCCACGACGTATCTATACATTTAGATCTATGAATGAACCACAAAAAACCGAGCGACCTAACGGAACAAAAAACCTCCTCCACTTTCGGAGCTTTACCTTTAAAGACTCTATCGTTTCTCGCTTTCCAAAATGTGTTTGTGAGAAGGGCAAGTGAGAGAAATACTCTCATTGGTTGAGCATGTGCCACATTAGCATTAATTTGTTGCATGTCTTGTTACTTACAGATCCACAATAAGGGGATATTTTGGTGTTTTTAGGGAGAGAGAAAGTGATGTGGAGGAGAGAGGGTGTGAGGTGGAGGAGAGAGAGTGTGAAGATGTTTGTGAGGAAAAATGATAAAAAATAGATGGATGTGAATTATGTAAGtgtagagaggagagaggagagagagaaaaaATGTGTTTGTGAGAAGGGCAAGTGAGAGAAATACTCTCATTGGTTGAGCATGTGCCACATTAGCACTAAAAAAACATCACCTAAAAACATTTCTATTGATGATGCTCTTATAATATCATTATAGTGTTTTCGATAGACGTGAAGTGGACACAAACCATCGTATCTCCAGAATGCATGTAAAACTTGTAATGGTTTTAAAACGATATTTCTAACTTTTTGCAAGCTATCACGTGCGAAAAATAATCTTGTTATAACGTTATTTGTTTTCTACTAAATAACGAGAAAAGGGAAATAAAGGAGAGTTTTGTCGTACAGAATAGATTGGGCCATTAATAGGGACGATAAGAAATAATAATTCGATAGTTGTATAATATCAAATTATAATATATCTGATATAAATGATAAATGATTTTGGTTTATATATGTTCTCATTCATTATATTTTTCAACCTacgttagaaccccgtgtattacacatttgaataaatgtattttatatactaaataataaaacattatatttttaaaagtttcttttattacacgtgttaaataaatgtaattttatatattaattaataaaaaaattatacctttaaaaacctcatgtattgtacgggttaaataaatgtaattttatataacaaacaataaaaaaagttatatctttaaaaaacacGTGTATTGCAtgacttgaataaatataattttgtatgctaaatataaaaaaaaaatatcttaaaaaccccgtatattacacgtgttgaatataTCTAATTTTATATAGGAAATAATagaaaatatatctaaaaaactaACAGATATACTCGATACGTGATAGATATGGTGATTGCAGTGATGGTTTTTCAAAAGAAGATACAATGGTCAAACACGTTATGTTGGGGAATTTAAAAAACCGGATTATCAGAGAGGCGTGTAATtactctcagatcaaattattttaGTGGTTCAAcctaataattcaatcggatacaactctgatttttCGAGAAATTGAACCAGGGTATGTTTGTCTGCGAATTGTCTGAACCAGAGAAAAAAAATGACCAAAAAACTTAATACGGATTTTGGGGTTAGGGAAGATTAACTCTCTAATGGCAGTTATCTCAGTATTTTAAACAAAACTGCCAATAAAACTGCCATTGTTTTAATATTTCAAAATGGGCTAATTTctagaaaattaaattttctgatacagttttattaaaacaatttaattaaaataattttttccaagccaggggctctgccccttggactaCCCCCCCCCCAGGGGTTGCcaccccttggaccctgctcccaaGGGCGTTGCCCCCGGACCCCCCGCCAAGGGGCCGttgcccccttggaacccccgtagaCTACGGGCTCTGCCCATACACTTCAAATTATAATAACTCACACAAGCGCGCACTCCCGCGGCTactaacttgcttgatgtgtattattattcgctttgatcaccaagtcaatcccgATTACATTAAAATATCTAACATTCCACCCCCATTTTAGCGTAATCCTTGATTAACTTAAACAAATTCACAACAATCAAGCTTATGCATAAATGAAATATCGCGACGATTGAATTTCACATTAGTATATTACACATTCCGAATATTCGAATATAGGGGTGTCGCTAAGGATTGAACCCTTTCTATtcaatgtaagattaaatatattatgttttaatatttaatctaatagccattataatcatttacattatatagatcaaaatatataataacctattaaataattagttggtaattgttgatggatcATATTatccttattaactaattaggtttcctcttgggtgcttatataaggagacttatgtggaggttaaaAGGTTACACACTTAGACAGATAACCTATTTAGCATAACATCAATTTCGACCTCCCTCTCCATAGCCGATCTCCCTTGTCGGTTTCATaatcaccatcatcagtcagcaccctaaggaggaaccagatcaccttgacaaagatgtcgaactccatgt comes from the Helianthus annuus cultivar XRQ/B chromosome 4, HanXRQr2.0-SUNRISE, whole genome shotgun sequence genome and includes:
- the LOC110899064 gene encoding glycine-rich protein 5-like produces the protein MTRCCLVLTVVLAISVYAITARDVPKENKDTIGLTDQKNVYTFGGTGGYSGFGNNGLPIGGMGTGVGVGGDFGGANGVGGVGMGYQFGGPGGPAGGVGTFGGLGNGFGGLPPLGGGGIGGGGPVGGGVGGGVLPHP